Proteins from a single region of Runella sp. SP2:
- a CDS encoding Gfo/Idh/MocA family protein — MKKTTFTRRNFVKSATVGSLSLSAFAPSSFASTPLSVAAGKRVGIIGLDTSHSTAFTKVLNAPDASPDFLGYKIVAAYPYGSKDIESSTKRIPSYTEEVKKLNVEIVDSIEALLEKVDVVLLETNDGRRHLEQLIPVLKAGKRVFIDKPIAASLSDVLTIFETAKKYQMPLFSASSLRHIKGAEKVDKTKVVGADTFSPAVLEKTHPDLFWYGIHGVETLYTVMGTGCKQVIRINNEGTDIVVGTWADGRVGTFRGTRTGKHDYGGTVYTQNGNIVLGPYGGYEPLLKDIVTYFETGQVPVTPEETIEIFAFMEAADESKRQGGVPVTLESVLKKARK; from the coding sequence ATGAAAAAAACCACATTTACGAGAAGAAATTTTGTCAAAAGCGCTACTGTTGGAAGTTTGTCTTTGTCGGCCTTTGCCCCTTCCTCTTTTGCTTCTACGCCTCTATCAGTAGCAGCAGGAAAGCGAGTAGGTATTATTGGTCTTGATACCTCGCACAGTACTGCCTTTACCAAAGTTCTCAATGCCCCTGATGCCAGTCCCGATTTCCTTGGGTATAAAATTGTAGCGGCCTATCCATACGGCAGCAAAGACATTGAAAGTAGTACCAAACGTATTCCCAGCTATACGGAAGAAGTCAAAAAATTGAATGTCGAAATCGTCGATTCAATTGAAGCATTGTTAGAAAAAGTCGATGTGGTATTGCTCGAAACCAACGACGGCCGCCGCCACCTCGAACAACTTATCCCCGTGCTTAAAGCTGGCAAACGCGTATTTATTGATAAACCCATTGCCGCCTCGCTTTCCGACGTCCTCACCATCTTTGAAACCGCCAAAAAATACCAAATGCCACTTTTCTCTGCGTCTTCGTTGCGGCATATAAAAGGCGCAGAAAAAGTCGATAAAACCAAAGTCGTGGGCGCTGATACCTTTAGCCCTGCGGTGTTGGAAAAAACGCACCCCGACTTATTCTGGTACGGTATTCACGGCGTAGAAACGCTCTATACTGTCATGGGTACGGGCTGCAAACAAGTAATTAGAATCAACAACGAAGGGACCGACATTGTGGTAGGCACTTGGGCCGACGGGCGCGTGGGTACCTTCCGCGGAACACGCACGGGGAAACACGACTACGGTGGCACCGTTTACACCCAAAACGGCAACATCGTTCTTGGCCCTTACGGCGGCTACGAGCCTCTATTAAAGGACATTGTCACGTATTTTGAAACGGGACAAGTCCCCGTTACCCCCGAAGAAACCATTGAAATTTTTGCCTTTATGGAAGCCGCCGACGAAAGCAAACGTCAAGGCGGAGTCCCCGTAACGCTCGAAAGTGTGTTAAAAAAAGCAAGAAAATAG
- a CDS encoding DegT/DnrJ/EryC1/StrS aminotransferase family protein — protein MPSQPFSRREFLKRNSLTGLGAALAPTLLTTSPAEASAKSATFSLAEPPALLGGKPVRTQQWPTWPIWKPETDEKQLLEVLRSGVWSRANVVTDFEAKWAQAVGAKRSLAVVNGTNALITALAQLNIRGGDEVLVPPYTFIGTVAPVIANGAMPVFVDVDPETFQIDPAKIEAKITPRTKAIIPVHILGLPANMPQILAIAKKHKLAVIEDACQAHLAEINHQKVGTFGDAGCFSFQNSKNLAIGEAGAIVSNNDLFMDRCFSYHNYGNPYGMASGVIGAGTIMQGTKQRITEYQAAIGLAQLKRLEGETNLRNENAAYLKAKIEQIPGIIPYKLYDNVTKAAFHLFPFRYQKSAFKGLSRDTFLKALTAEGIPCSKGYATLNNMPYLDDAFQSKNFQKMYPKAMLDFKSYVERNHCPNNDRLCNEEAVWFTQNMLLGTRADMDDIANAIEKIFTHVDKLLTMK, from the coding sequence ATGCCTTCCCAACCCTTTTCACGACGAGAGTTTCTCAAACGAAATTCGCTCACGGGACTCGGCGCTGCCTTGGCTCCCACCCTGCTAACGACCTCACCCGCAGAAGCTAGCGCAAAATCAGCTACGTTTTCGTTGGCAGAGCCTCCAGCGTTGTTGGGAGGCAAACCCGTACGGACGCAACAATGGCCTACGTGGCCGATTTGGAAGCCCGAAACGGATGAAAAACAACTGCTTGAAGTCCTCCGCAGCGGTGTTTGGTCACGGGCCAATGTCGTCACCGATTTTGAAGCAAAATGGGCACAAGCCGTTGGAGCGAAGCGTTCGTTGGCGGTGGTCAATGGCACCAACGCCCTCATCACGGCATTGGCACAACTCAACATTCGTGGGGGCGACGAAGTACTGGTTCCGCCTTATACTTTTATCGGGACAGTAGCTCCCGTCATTGCCAACGGTGCCATGCCCGTGTTTGTCGATGTTGACCCCGAGACGTTTCAGATTGACCCTGCCAAAATTGAAGCAAAAATCACACCTCGTACCAAAGCCATTATCCCAGTGCATATTTTAGGCTTGCCAGCCAATATGCCGCAGATTTTGGCTATTGCCAAAAAACACAAATTGGCCGTGATTGAAGATGCTTGCCAGGCGCATTTGGCCGAAATCAATCACCAAAAAGTGGGAACTTTTGGCGATGCGGGCTGTTTTAGCTTCCAAAATTCCAAAAACTTAGCCATCGGCGAAGCGGGAGCGATTGTGAGCAACAATGACTTGTTTATGGATCGTTGCTTTTCGTACCACAACTACGGCAACCCCTACGGCATGGCTTCGGGGGTGATTGGCGCGGGCACCATCATGCAAGGTACCAAACAACGTATTACCGAATACCAAGCCGCCATTGGGTTGGCACAACTTAAACGGTTGGAAGGAGAAACCAACCTCCGCAACGAAAATGCGGCTTACCTAAAAGCCAAAATCGAACAAATTCCAGGTATTATTCCGTACAAATTGTACGACAACGTCACCAAAGCAGCCTTCCATTTATTTCCGTTCCGTTATCAAAAATCGGCCTTTAAAGGACTTTCACGCGACACGTTCTTAAAAGCGCTGACAGCCGAGGGAATCCCATGTTCGAAAGGTTACGCGACCCTCAACAACATGCCTTACCTCGACGATGCTTTCCAATCGAAAAATTTCCAGAAAATGTACCCCAAGGCCATGTTAGATTTCAAAAGCTACGTGGAGCGTAACCATTGTCCCAACAACGACCGCCTTTGCAACGAAGAAGCCGTTTGGTTTACGCAAAATATGCTCCTTGGTACACGCGCCGACATGGACGACATCGCCAATGCCATCGAAAAAATCTTTACCCACGTCGATAAACTCCTGACAATGAAATGA
- a CDS encoding GntR family transcriptional regulator, with product MKVDSLANKVYNELRKKILSNQLVSGTRLKEDVWAKRLDVNRMAVREALTRLLGEQLIETGEKGGYFVKSMSVEDVRQIRELREILELGAIRLAIQKIDDEGIRKLEEICNDFSSMVERGYFGGACEADVKFHETLIDCAQNTKLKDIYEISNIPLFHQKLGKSQTHMDDYELTDQEHRQLLKALKEKDVKLAEETLSKHLLRGEVEALELD from the coding sequence ATGAAAGTAGATTCCCTCGCTAATAAAGTATATAACGAACTTCGTAAAAAAATCCTGTCGAACCAATTGGTGTCGGGCACTAGACTAAAAGAAGATGTATGGGCCAAGCGCTTGGATGTAAACCGTATGGCCGTACGGGAGGCACTGACGCGGTTATTGGGGGAGCAATTGATTGAAACGGGTGAAAAGGGAGGGTACTTTGTGAAGTCGATGAGTGTGGAAGATGTACGTCAAATACGCGAATTGCGGGAAATATTAGAGTTGGGGGCAATTCGTTTGGCAATTCAAAAGATTGATGATGAGGGGATTCGGAAGTTAGAGGAAATTTGTAATGATTTTTCGTCGATGGTGGAGCGAGGTTATTTTGGCGGGGCTTGCGAAGCGGACGTGAAGTTTCACGAAACACTCATTGATTGTGCCCAAAATACCAAACTAAAAGACATTTACGAAATTAGTAACATTCCGTTGTTTCATCAAAAGCTGGGAAAATCTCAAACCCACATGGACGACTACGAACTCACCGACCAAGAGCATCGACAGTTGTTGAAAGCATTGAAAGAGAAAGATGTCAAGTTGGCGGAAGAAACGTTGTCGAAGCATTTGCTTCGTGGAGAAGTGGAGGCGTTGGAGCTGGATTGA